In the Actinomycetota bacterium genome, CCTGCCTTCGGGGAGTGGGAGAGGAGCTCCCGGCCCGCCCGGCGCAGCAGCCGGTCGCTGGGCCTGTTCGCGACGGCTCCGCCGGCCACAAAGGTGGTGGACCCGCCGCCGTCGAGGTTGATGGCATCCGCGGTGCCGAGCGCGATCATCAGGTCCGCCGCCTCAGCCAGGCTCATCCCCTCGCTGTAGCCCGGCTGCCGGCCGTCCACGGTGAGCAGCAGGGTGTCGCCGCCGCGGGTCCATCCGACGATGGTCCGCGGGTGCCTGCCCCGGACGAAGTTGTCCGCCACGTCGCCGAAAAAGCGGCGTCCCTCGCGCACCAGGATCGGCGAGCCCCCCACGCTCTCGGACGCAGGAGGGTCGGTTTCGACGCGCAGCAGCGCCTCCCGCCCGGCCGTTCCCGCCTGGACCCGCGTCCACAGGTCGGCAAGGGCGGCCGCGCCCTTGCCGTGACCGGACAGGACGGCCCCGTTGCGCGGGATGGTGCTGTCGCCGGCGGCCCGCAACTCCAGCAGCTTCACGGCCGACGTCTGGCCGGCGCGAATGGCCCCCGCCGGCCGCAGGACCTCGACGACGAGCTCGGTTCCAAAGGCGTTGGTCGCCGTGGAGGGGCCGAAGGAGGGCGTGTAGAGGACGAGCCGGTCGGTCCCGCGCTCGGCGTTGAGGTCCTCGACGGAGACCTGGCGCAGGTCGCTGGACATCAGCGTGCCCTTCCAGGCCAGCGGGCCCGCAGTCAGCGACCCGCCGGGCCCCACGACGAGCTGGCCGTGCGGGATCCCGGGCGACCGGGTCAGTTCGCCCGCGGAGACAACGGCCCCCACGGGGTGGCCGGAGGGGTAGGTGAAGTCCGCGTTCACAGCGGCCAGGCACCGTACACGGGCGCACATGGAGCTCGTCCTTTCAAGCCTCGGCGCCGGACCTCCGATGGTCTCGTTGGACAGGACCGCTCGAAGCGTCACCTCGGCCCCCGGGGACATCCTCGCGATGTTGACGACCTGCGCGGGCTGCGCCCTGACGAGGGTCAGATGCTCCAGACCCGGAGCAAGCTGGCGCCGGGACTGGACGGAGTAGCCCTGGGGCAGCGACTGTGCGGACGCAGCGGGCGCCAAGGCGCCCAGGACGGCCACAACCGCAAGGATGCGAATGGGGCGGTACATCTCACGCGTCGTCTCCTGCCTCGACTCTGGCCGGACGGCCACCCCTGAAACGTCGCCGGCAACCCAGCGGTTCCTGACAAACGGCGCATTCAGGCGGCGGCGTTTGCCCTGGTCAGAGCGGCAGCAGCGCGAGGATCTCCCGCAGGACGTCCTGCTCGGCCCCCGCGGAGCTGACCACCTCGACCCGCTGGCCGGCCTCGCGAAGCAGGCGGATCGATTCGGAATATGAGGCCCGCAGATCCGCTGCCAGATCGGGAGGGTCCCAGCGGTCGACGTGGGTGCGCGACTCCAGCCGCTGCCTTCGCGCCGGCTCGGGCAGGTCCAGAAAGACGGTCACCGCCGGGATGTCCAGGCCCGACGATGCCCGCAGGATCCATTCCCGGTCCACCCCTTGCGCCCCCTGGTAGGCCAGGGTCGACAGCAGGTAACGGTCGCAGACCACGTCCATGCCCCGGGCCAGGGCCGGCCGGACGGTCCTGGTGAGGTGGTCGGCGCGGTCGGCCGTGAAGGCCAGGGCCGCC is a window encoding:
- the tmk gene encoding dTMP kinase, producing MDLSHKPRLLVVEGLDGAGTTTQAALLSGALRQAGRPVHLTAEPSDGPIGRLLRSHVRGELDLDPQAAALAFTADRADHLTRTVRPALARGMDVVCDRYLLSTLAYQGAQGVDREWILRASSGLDIPAVTVFLDLPEPARRQRLESRTHVDRWDPPDLAADLRASYSESIRLLREAGQRVEVVSSAGAEQDVLREILALLPL
- a CDS encoding phosphodiester glycosidase family protein, yielding MAVRPESRQETTREMYRPIRILAVVAVLGALAPAASAQSLPQGYSVQSRRQLAPGLEHLTLVRAQPAQVVNIARMSPGAEVTLRAVLSNETIGGPAPRLERTSSMCARVRCLAAVNADFTYPSGHPVGAVVSAGELTRSPGIPHGQLVVGPGGSLTAGPLAWKGTLMSSDLRQVSVEDLNAERGTDRLVLYTPSFGPSTATNAFGTELVVEVLRPAGAIRAGQTSAVKLLELRAAGDSTIPRNGAVLSGHGKGAAALADLWTRVQAGTAGREALLRVETDPPASESVGGSPILVREGRRFFGDVADNFVRGRHPRTIVGWTRGGDTLLLTVDGRQPGYSEGMSLAEAADLMIALGTADAINLDGGGSTTFVAGGAVANRPSDRLLRRAGRELLSHSPKAGDEVLGSVERPVVVALAIVAKTSGTVAPAPESPALGAAGSIDLPRVVTLAMTAPADPASDPAGGLPAVVPRPAAAGGAGAGTAARMPLMAAALLALAAAAAAVSAGGPVTGVLTIGTRRAG